Proteins from a single region of Bacteroidota bacterium:
- a CDS encoding DNA alkylation repair protein gives MSTALKDLYDKQFISELNSIIAENLPGFKPAPFTKSIFNAEWQQLELKQRMHHIKAMLHEILPSDFAKAAPILKGITTSIKKLHGDGMSFLYMFLPEYVATYGLKHYKQSVQLLEQITQVTSAEFAVRPFIIQYPVAMMQQMEVWSKHKSLYVRRLSSEGCRPRLPWGIGLPAFKKDPASVLPILENLKNDSAETVRRSVANNLNDIAKDHPELVLSLIKKWQGKSKNTDWIIKHGSRTLLRQGNLAAMSHFGNHKIKSARVQNLTSGKSVKIGNTLQFQFDILHNEKQPVIMRVDYAIYYVKSAGKLSKKVFRLR, from the coding sequence ATGTCAACAGCACTCAAAGATTTATACGATAAACAATTTATAAGTGAGCTGAATAGTATTATCGCTGAAAATTTACCGGGATTTAAACCTGCGCCATTTACAAAAAGTATTTTTAATGCTGAATGGCAACAACTTGAATTAAAACAAAGGATGCATCATATCAAGGCCATGTTGCATGAAATACTGCCATCTGATTTTGCTAAGGCTGCACCTATATTAAAAGGAATTACAACATCCATTAAAAAATTACATGGAGATGGGATGTCGTTTTTATATATGTTTTTACCTGAATATGTTGCCACTTATGGTTTAAAGCATTATAAACAATCGGTGCAATTACTGGAACAAATTACGCAGGTAACCAGCGCAGAATTTGCGGTGCGTCCTTTTATTATTCAATATCCTGTTGCCATGATGCAACAAATGGAAGTGTGGAGCAAACATAAAAGTTTATACGTGCGTCGTTTAAGCTCAGAGGGTTGCAGGCCGCGATTACCATGGGGAATAGGCTTACCGGCTTTCAAAAAAGATCCGGCATCGGTTTTACCAATTTTAGAAAATTTGAAGAATGACTCTGCAGAAACAGTGCGCAGAAGTGTAGCAAATAATTTGAATGATATCGCAAAAGATCACCCTGAATTAGTTTTATCATTAATTAAAAAGTGGCAAGGCAAATCAAAAAATACAGATTGGATAATAAAACACGGCTCACGCACTTTGTTGCGACAAGGAAATTTAGCAGCCATGTCACATTTTGGAAATCATAAAATTAAATCAGCACGCGTCCAAAATTTGACTTCCGGAAAATCAGTAAAAATTGGGAATACATTACAATTCCAATTTGACATTTTACATAATGAAAAGCAACCTGTAATAATGCGGGTAGACTATGCCATCTATTACGTAAAAAGTGCCGGTAAATTATCTAAAAAAGTATTCCGGTTACGCTGA
- a CDS encoding DUF1905 domain-containing protein, producing the protein MSDTNPIINKKIQLEKYPGKGGWTYAIIPELPQVKRAHFGWVKVKGQIDDFVISNYKLMPLGNGKLFLPVKKEIRKKIGKEAGDWVHVILFLDDSPLEIPNELLECLADDDIAHANFFKLTEGKQKEIIDNIYSAKTDATKIQRIAAAINQLSKIKK; encoded by the coding sequence ATGTCTGATACAAACCCTATAATCAATAAAAAAATCCAATTAGAAAAATACCCCGGAAAAGGCGGGTGGACTTATGCTATTATTCCGGAACTGCCTCAAGTTAAACGAGCACATTTTGGGTGGGTAAAGGTTAAGGGACAAATTGATGATTTTGTAATCAGTAATTATAAGTTAATGCCATTAGGTAATGGTAAATTGTTTTTACCGGTAAAAAAAGAAATACGAAAAAAAATTGGCAAAGAAGCCGGTGACTGGGTTCATGTAATTTTGTTTTTGGATGATTCACCGCTGGAAATCCCAAACGAATTGCTCGAATGTTTAGCAGATGATGATATCGCACATGCTAATTTTTTTAAACTAACTGAAGGCAAACAAAAAGAAATAATCGACAATATTTACAGCGCCAAAACCGACGCAACCAAAATACAAAGAATTGCCGCAGCCATAAATCAATTATCGAAAATTAAAAAATAA
- a CDS encoding Rieske 2Fe-2S domain-containing protein — MIDPNIKIAATPTGAFYLSDETYAAAKEKIFTTTWQYIGTAQEYGETGYLYPIDFMPGCLNEPLLLSVQDNGLQLMSNVCTHRGYVLITEKTKSQIIRCKYHGRCFHPDGKFLSMPEFEAAENFPTQMDNLKQVSVVNWNGLLFGSLFPSMELNQLLQGISNRIPWFPFKDLQLRPDLSKDYVIDANWALYCDNYLEGFHIPFVHKSLNKVIDYNNYETELFEYGNLQLGIAKEGELIFDLPSDSKDYGKKVGAYYFWIFPNMMFNFYPWGLSLNIVQPLAKNKTKVSFLVFVHNEALFNQGAGSDLHRVEMEDEEVVESVHKGLHSRLYFRGRYSPKMETGVHQFHLLMQQFLGL, encoded by the coding sequence ATGATTGACCCAAATATAAAAATTGCAGCAACACCGACAGGTGCTTTTTATTTAAGTGATGAAACGTATGCGGCTGCAAAAGAAAAAATATTTACTACCACTTGGCAATATATTGGAACCGCACAAGAATATGGCGAGACCGGTTATTTATATCCAATTGATTTTATGCCGGGTTGTTTAAATGAACCATTATTATTGAGTGTTCAGGATAATGGGTTGCAATTAATGTCGAATGTATGCACACATCGTGGTTATGTATTAATAACAGAAAAAACAAAATCGCAAATTATCCGATGTAAATATCACGGCCGTTGTTTTCATCCGGATGGGAAATTTTTAAGTATGCCCGAATTCGAAGCTGCAGAAAATTTTCCAACGCAAATGGATAACCTCAAACAGGTAAGTGTGGTTAATTGGAACGGATTATTATTTGGTTCACTATTTCCTTCAATGGAGCTGAATCAATTATTGCAAGGCATCAGCAATCGTATTCCTTGGTTTCCGTTTAAAGATTTGCAATTGCGCCCCGATTTATCAAAAGATTATGTAATTGACGCCAATTGGGCATTGTATTGCGATAATTATCTTGAAGGATTTCATATTCCATTCGTCCATAAATCGCTCAATAAAGTAATTGATTATAATAATTATGAAACCGAATTATTTGAGTATGGCAATTTACAATTGGGAATTGCAAAAGAGGGCGAATTAATTTTCGATTTACCTTCCGATTCAAAAGATTATGGTAAAAAAGTGGGTGCCTATTATTTTTGGATTTTCCCGAATATGATGTTTAATTTTTATCCATGGGGCTTGTCGCTAAATATTGTGCAACCACTTGCAAAAAATAAAACCAAGGTGTCGTTTTTAGTTTTTGTGCATAACGAAGCCTTATTTAATCAGGGCGCCGGTAGCGATTTACACCGTGTGGAAATGGAAGACGAAGAAGTTGTTGAAAGTGTACACAAAGGCTTGCATTCCCGCTTGTATTTCCGTGGCCGTTATTCACCAAAAATGGAAACCGGTGTGCATCAGTTTCATTTGTTGATGCAACAGTTTTTGGGTTTGTGA
- a CDS encoding Smr/MutS family protein → MRKITHSFILLKWPDWATFAKTLKVKLFPADITQVLEFEKVLSEVAKYCDSKPGADRVEKVRPLDKFEEVKKMLLQTREMRFLLQFEENFPHDRIYDIRETLHVISIENYVLNETQLQEVKKVAMLTGNMLRFFTNQKEKYPILFSLFANLEYESAIANEIKKIINDDGNIREDASPELISIRREKDQNVRALGKVFNAALSRYRQSGFLSEVEESMRNGRRVLGILSEYKRKLSGIIHDESDTGKTVFIEPEEVVNIQNEIFELEREEKREIFRILKTLTAVIAPYAPLLERYQHILGIIDFTRAKGKYALEINANMPHLEKTPVICLYHAFHPVLFLLNKKHKKPIIPLDVELDQNNRILIISGPNAGGKSVAMKTIGLLQYMTQCGLLIPAAENSRIGIMQNIFCDIGDTQSLEDELSTYSSRLIKIKYFLQHSNKDTLILIDEFGTGTDPVMGGAIAEASLKALNDKKIFGVVTTHYANLKAFAANNIGVFNGSMLYDEAELKPKYKLETGKPGSSYAFELAKKSELPQQLIEEARKLISKEHIRFEELLKNVRVEKEHIRLRDKEVSKKEDDLRKKEKDLELAFEKAREKQERYNLKKLELEDAAIRKMEEQFRGLLQELKSVVQQETASGNEKEQVKEKLRQFIQTQKKSTFGERKKVQQRQQVNYERGEIKIGGLVKMVSGSEIGVLQSVQKNKAVVIFNNMKSTVPYEELIGIASADAPVKPQQVIKVSMEEGVFPLELDLRGKSKEEAMIELEQYLDRAVMRKIFQARILHGKGTGVIREMVQQVLKTYPGLKQYQYATRETGGDGITEVTF, encoded by the coding sequence GTGCGCAAGATAACCCATTCATTTATTCTTTTAAAATGGCCGGATTGGGCTACCTTTGCAAAAACATTAAAAGTGAAACTATTTCCGGCAGATATAACTCAGGTGCTCGAATTCGAAAAGGTGCTTTCGGAGGTTGCGAAGTATTGCGATAGCAAACCGGGAGCCGACCGGGTGGAAAAGGTGCGCCCGCTGGATAAGTTTGAAGAGGTTAAAAAAATGTTGTTACAAACTCGGGAAATGCGTTTCTTGTTACAATTTGAAGAAAATTTTCCGCATGACCGTATTTATGATATCAGAGAAACTTTACACGTAATCAGTATTGAAAATTATGTGTTGAATGAAACGCAGTTACAGGAAGTAAAAAAAGTGGCGATGCTTACCGGTAATATGTTACGTTTTTTCACCAATCAGAAAGAAAAGTATCCTATTTTATTTAGCCTGTTTGCAAATTTGGAATATGAAAGTGCAATTGCCAATGAAATAAAAAAAATAATTAATGATGATGGCAATATTCGCGAAGATGCATCACCTGAATTAATTAGCATACGCCGAGAAAAAGATCAGAATGTTCGGGCATTAGGTAAGGTATTTAATGCTGCATTGAGCCGGTACCGACAATCCGGTTTTTTAAGTGAGGTGGAAGAAAGTATGCGGAATGGCCGCCGGGTATTAGGTATTTTAAGTGAATATAAGCGCAAATTAAGTGGTATTATTCACGATGAAAGTGATACCGGAAAAACCGTATTTATTGAACCTGAAGAAGTAGTAAATATTCAGAATGAAATTTTTGAATTGGAGCGCGAAGAAAAACGGGAAATTTTCAGGATATTAAAAACATTAACAGCGGTAATTGCTCCGTATGCACCATTATTAGAGCGTTATCAGCATATTTTAGGCATTATTGATTTCACCAGAGCAAAGGGTAAATATGCACTGGAAATAAATGCCAATATGCCACATTTAGAAAAAACACCGGTAATTTGTTTATATCATGCATTTCATCCGGTATTATTTCTACTCAATAAAAAACACAAAAAGCCGATTATTCCTTTAGATGTTGAATTAGATCAAAATAATCGTATCCTAATTATTTCCGGTCCAAACGCAGGAGGAAAATCAGTTGCAATGAAAACCATTGGATTATTGCAATATATGACTCAATGCGGATTATTAATTCCTGCAGCTGAAAATTCAAGAATTGGTATCATGCAAAATATATTTTGTGATATAGGTGATACACAGTCTTTGGAGGATGAACTGTCTACTTATTCATCGAGGCTGATAAAAATTAAATATTTTTTACAACACAGTAATAAAGACACCCTTATTCTGATTGATGAATTTGGAACAGGTACAGATCCTGTAATGGGTGGTGCTATTGCTGAAGCCTCGCTCAAAGCCTTGAATGATAAAAAAATATTTGGTGTAGTAACAACACATTATGCCAATTTAAAAGCTTTTGCTGCAAATAATATTGGTGTGTTTAACGGCAGCATGTTGTATGACGAGGCTGAATTAAAACCAAAATACAAACTGGAAACCGGCAAACCCGGCAGTTCTTATGCTTTTGAGCTGGCTAAAAAATCGGAATTGCCGCAACAATTAATTGAGGAAGCACGAAAATTAATCAGCAAAGAACATATTCGTTTTGAGGAATTATTAAAAAATGTCCGGGTAGAAAAGGAGCATATACGTTTGCGCGATAAGGAGGTAAGTAAAAAAGAAGATGACTTACGTAAAAAAGAAAAGGATTTGGAATTAGCCTTTGAAAAAGCAAGAGAAAAACAGGAGCGGTATAATTTAAAAAAATTAGAACTGGAAGATGCGGCCATTCGAAAAATGGAGGAGCAATTCCGGGGTTTGTTGCAGGAACTTAAATCCGTTGTGCAGCAGGAGACAGCTAGCGGGAATGAAAAAGAACAGGTTAAAGAAAAATTACGCCAGTTTATTCAAACCCAAAAAAAATCCACTTTTGGTGAGCGAAAAAAAGTGCAACAGCGCCAGCAGGTAAATTATGAGCGCGGAGAAATAAAAATTGGCGGATTGGTCAAAATGGTTTCAGGTAGTGAAATTGGGGTTTTGCAATCTGTTCAAAAAAATAAAGCTGTTGTTATTTTTAATAATATGAAATCCACAGTTCCATATGAAGAATTAATTGGCATTGCCTCTGCTGATGCACCGGTTAAACCACAACAGGTGATTAAAGTTTCGATGGAAGAAGGTGTGTTTCCGCTTGAACTCGATTTGCGTGGTAAGTCTAAAGAGGAGGCTATGATTGAGCTGGAACAATATTTAGACCGGGCAGTAATGCGCAAAATTTTCCAGGCTAGAATTTTGCATGGCAAAGGCACCGGTGTTATTCGTGAGATGGTTCAGCAGGTATTAAAAACCTATCCGGGACTTAAACAATACCAATATGCTACAAGAGAAACAGGCGGAGATGGTATTACGGAAGTTACATTTTAA